The following coding sequences lie in one bacterium genomic window:
- a CDS encoding RluA family pseudouridine synthase produces MILPPPEPGVKRDSSVDAESVEFSVEEDAAGETRFTRLDRFLAQKLGVSRSRIAAAIREGLVTLDGAPTSPDKRLRGGERVKILPRALAEPEPLNPLTPREAEIGILYQDSSVVVVDKPAGLVVHPAHGHADDTLLNALAARGIELAVVGDGRRPGVVHRLDMDTSGVLVVAKTRAALLSLVGQFSAHTTDRVYWALTYGVPEPPAGTIEAPIGRHPRDRKRFAVVLSGRPAVTRYRILEALPRGDPWAAFVECRLETGRTHQVRVHLAHRGYPLLGDEVYGSRASRRASAGLPLEGHALHARMLAFDHPESGERLSFTSDPPPAFTKALELLRGDGENHAT; encoded by the coding sequence GTGATTTTACCGCCCCCCGAACCGGGGGTCAAACGGGACTCGAGCGTGGACGCCGAATCGGTTGAGTTTTCGGTCGAAGAGGACGCGGCCGGGGAAACGCGGTTTACGCGGCTGGACCGCTTTCTGGCCCAAAAGCTCGGCGTCTCGCGCTCCCGCATCGCGGCGGCCATCCGCGAAGGGCTGGTCACCCTCGACGGCGCGCCGACCTCGCCGGATAAAAGGCTCCGGGGCGGAGAGAGGGTAAAAATCCTCCCCCGGGCCCTGGCCGAGCCGGAACCGCTGAACCCGCTCACCCCCCGCGAAGCCGAAATCGGGATTCTCTACCAGGATTCCTCGGTGGTCGTGGTGGACAAGCCGGCGGGGCTCGTCGTCCACCCGGCCCACGGCCACGCCGACGACACCCTCTTGAACGCCCTGGCGGCACGTGGAATCGAGTTGGCCGTCGTGGGTGACGGCCGCCGACCGGGGGTGGTCCACCGGCTCGACATGGACACCTCTGGGGTCCTGGTGGTGGCCAAGACCCGAGCCGCCCTCCTATCCCTGGTGGGGCAGTTCTCGGCGCACACCACCGACCGGGTGTACTGGGCGCTCACCTACGGCGTGCCCGAGCCCCCCGCGGGGACCATCGAGGCGCCCATCGGCCGCCATCCGCGGGACCGCAAGCGTTTCGCCGTCGTCCTGAGCGGTCGGCCCGCCGTGACCCGCTACCGGATTCTCGAGGCGCTGCCGCGCGGCGACCCCTGGGCCGCTTTCGTCGAATGCCGCCTGGAAACCGGCCGCACCCACCAGGTCCGGGTGCATCTCGCCCACCGGGGTTATCCTCTCCTGGGGGACGAGGTGTACGGTAGCCGGGCCAGCCGCCGCGCCTCCGCCGGCCTGCCCCTCGAGGGCCACGCCCTCCACGCCCGGATGCTGGCCTTCGACCACCCGGAGAGCGGAGAACGGCTCAGTTTCACATCGGACCCCCCTCCCGCTTTCACCAAAGCCCTCGAACTGCTCCGCGGAGACGGAGAAAACCATGCGACGTAA